From Gloeocapsa sp. PCC 73106:
ACTTACTGAGTCGTTTTTGACAGGTATCGATAACGCTTGTAGGAGTTGTTCTAGTTGTTTTGTTGAACACCTCAAGAATCAGAATTGCATCGTCATCAATTCGGTAGATAATTCTCCAATTCTTATCTGCATCTCGAATCCGCAGTTCGTGACAGTATGTGCCAATACTTGGCATGGGTCTTGAGTGGGGCAGTCCTAAGTTTTCACCCTGCTGTAGTCGTCTTAGCAAAACTCCGGTTTCTATACGTGCTTCCTGGCTGAAGGGAGGAGTTTTGATTTCGCCATTCAGCCACACCAAAGGTTTATCCGTTTCGCCCATACCTTATTTATATCAGATCTGATATATTTAGGGTCTGCTGAAAAAGTAAGTCTTGGTGAGGAGATAGGCAAAAGGCAAGAGGCAAAAGGAAGCAAATATTTATGCTACTTAAGTAATCAAAAGACCTAAATAAACTTTTTTTAGCATAATACTATAGAAAATCTTGCACTTTTTTGAAGAGAAAACCACTTCAAACCTATACCAAATCAAAGTTTTAGATTTATTCAGCAAGCCCTATTTAGATTCGCTGCCGTTAGAACAATTCAAACTGCTAAAATAATTATAAGCGTTTACTTTCGCCTTTCCCATGCGCGTAGCGCTACATAAAATATTTATCCCAGTAGTTCTTTTGTTAATTAATAATAGCTTTTTGGATATTCTACTTATTAAGTAAAATACCCAAAGATAATTGATTTGTTGGCTGTATTTATCGAACAGTCTCTTGGTCGGGAATAGCCCCTTTAAGATTTGTTTTTAGATTTTCAAATCCTCTTTCAGCTCCTTTTTTTATGTCATGGGAAGTTTCAGCCACATTATCTGACACATCTCCAAGTTTATTTTTGACTTTGTCTGCTGAAAGATTATCTTGCAAGTTTTCAACAGCTTGTTTAGGATTCCAAACATCCTTATTGTCCACGTTACC
This genomic window contains:
- a CDS encoding type II toxin-antitoxin system RelE/ParE family toxin; protein product: MGETDKPLVWLNGEIKTPPFSQEARIETGVLLRRLQQGENLGLPHSRPMPSIGTYCHELRIRDADKNWRIIYRIDDDAILILEVFNKTTRTTPTSVIDTCQKRLSKYNKDIQD